The following proteins are encoded in a genomic region of Sorangiineae bacterium MSr12523:
- a CDS encoding MFS transporter, whose protein sequence is MTDTVRDAVRHGSMSRFQLVAVAICIGLNMLDGFDVLVMAFTSSSVATEWALSGRQVGMLLSAGLFGMTAGSLFLAPWADRFGRRAIVLVCLGLCMVGMLLSAFAGGPVELAVLRVITGIGIGGMLASINVITAEYSSDRWRNTAVSLQATGYPIGATIGGSIAAVLITHYGWRSVFVFGALASAAMVPIVLWRLPESLDFLLDKRPPGALEKVNALLHSMKRDGVRELPALAPSPARTAMPMRRLFGEGLARPSVLIALSFFLQMLAFYFVLSWTPKLLVHAGLSKQQGITGGVLLNLGGIVGGTIFGYLAARFGVQRLTATAMVIASVCVVLFGLVAQDLSTAFPVALLIGAFIFAAMVGLYSLTPALYPPSIRTTGMGWAIGIGRLGAILAPSTAGFLVEGGWKNSALYALYALPLLVAAALVMAIRASTGATGESATSREQGAGVVGGSLQHR, encoded by the coding sequence ATGACCGACACCGTACGAGACGCCGTGCGCCATGGTTCGATGAGCCGTTTTCAGCTCGTGGCTGTGGCGATTTGCATTGGCCTCAACATGCTCGACGGATTCGACGTGTTGGTCATGGCCTTTACGTCTTCGTCGGTCGCCACGGAATGGGCTCTGTCCGGCAGGCAGGTGGGCATGCTGCTCAGCGCAGGGCTTTTCGGCATGACCGCAGGCTCGCTCTTTCTCGCACCGTGGGCCGATCGATTCGGGCGGCGCGCGATCGTTCTCGTCTGTCTCGGGCTTTGCATGGTTGGCATGCTGCTCTCGGCGTTTGCCGGCGGACCGGTCGAGCTTGCGGTGTTGCGCGTGATCACCGGCATTGGCATCGGCGGCATGCTCGCGAGCATCAATGTCATTACCGCCGAATACTCCTCGGATCGATGGCGCAATACGGCGGTGAGCCTGCAGGCCACCGGGTATCCCATCGGCGCGACCATTGGCGGAAGCATCGCGGCGGTGCTCATCACGCATTATGGCTGGCGCTCCGTGTTCGTGTTTGGCGCTTTGGCATCCGCGGCGATGGTCCCCATCGTTCTTTGGCGATTGCCTGAGTCACTCGATTTCCTGCTCGACAAGCGCCCGCCCGGCGCGCTCGAAAAGGTGAATGCGCTGCTGCACTCTATGAAGCGCGACGGGGTGCGCGAGCTTCCCGCGCTTGCACCTTCGCCCGCACGAACGGCCATGCCGATGCGGCGGCTCTTCGGCGAAGGCTTGGCGCGCCCGAGTGTGCTCATTGCGCTCTCATTCTTCTTGCAGATGCTCGCCTTCTATTTCGTCCTGAGTTGGACGCCGAAGTTGCTCGTGCACGCGGGCCTATCGAAGCAGCAGGGCATCACCGGTGGCGTGCTGCTCAATCTGGGCGGCATCGTCGGTGGTACCATTTTCGGCTACCTCGCCGCGCGTTTCGGCGTGCAGCGTTTGACGGCGACGGCCATGGTGATCGCTTCGGTGTGCGTCGTTCTTTTCGGCCTGGTAGCGCAGGATCTCTCCACGGCCTTTCCCGTGGCGCTCTTGATTGGCGCATTCATTTTCGCCGCCATGGTGGGACTCTATTCGCTCACCCCGGCGCTCTACCCGCCGTCGATTCGCACCACCGGCATGGGCTGGGCCATCGGCATCGGTCGTCTCGGTGCCATCCTCGCGCCGTCCACTGCGGGGTTTCTCGTGGAGGGCGGCTGGAAGAATTCCGCGCTGTATGCGCTTTATGCCCTGCCGCTGCTCGTGGCGGCGGCGCTGGTGATGGCCATTCGTGCCTCCACGGGCGCTACCGGGGAGAGCGCGACGTCACGGGAGCAAGGCGCGGGCGTCGTCGGCGGCTCGCTTCAACACCGGTAG
- the pobA gene encoding 4-hydroxybenzoate 3-monooxygenase, which translates to MERQRTQVGIVGAGPAGLLLAHLLHLRGIESVVLEARSRTYIESRLRAGVLEQGTVDVLTETGLGERMHRQGLVHEGVLLRFAGRTHRIDFRELTGKAITVYGQHEVVRDLVAARLAYDGSLRFEVTDVRVENLETERPRIRYREPGATQETELECDFIAGCDGFHGICRASIPESEIRCFDREFPFAWLGILAEAPPSSHELIYAHHERGFALLSMRSPTVSRLYLQCTPNESLDAWSDDRIWSELSARLATRDGFVLKDGPILQKGITSMRAFVCEPMRHGRLFLAGDAPHIVPPTGAKGMNLAVADVRWLAEAVEAFYRRSDESLLEQYSERCLRRVWKAERFSSWMTSTFHRGPGSTDFDLRIQLAELDYLTSSVSAQRSLAENYVGLPIQ; encoded by the coding sequence ATGGAACGGCAACGCACGCAGGTGGGTATCGTGGGAGCTGGACCGGCAGGTCTTCTACTCGCGCATCTGCTTCATCTTCGCGGCATCGAGTCCGTCGTGCTCGAAGCGCGCTCGCGCACGTACATCGAGAGCCGGCTGCGTGCGGGCGTGCTCGAGCAAGGCACGGTCGACGTGCTCACCGAAACAGGGCTGGGCGAGCGCATGCACCGGCAAGGGCTCGTGCACGAGGGCGTGCTTCTCCGTTTCGCGGGGCGCACGCACCGCATCGACTTCCGCGAGCTCACCGGAAAAGCCATCACGGTGTACGGCCAGCACGAGGTCGTGCGCGATTTGGTGGCGGCGCGCCTCGCCTACGACGGGTCGCTTCGCTTCGAGGTGACCGACGTCCGCGTGGAGAACCTCGAGACGGAGCGGCCGCGGATCCGCTACCGCGAACCGGGTGCCACTCAGGAGACGGAGCTCGAGTGCGACTTCATCGCCGGGTGCGATGGCTTCCACGGCATCTGCCGCGCCTCGATTCCGGAAAGCGAAATCCGCTGCTTCGACCGGGAATTCCCCTTTGCGTGGCTGGGCATTCTCGCCGAAGCGCCGCCCAGTTCGCACGAGCTGATTTACGCACACCACGAGCGCGGGTTCGCGCTCTTGAGCATGCGCTCGCCCACGGTGAGCCGTCTCTATTTGCAATGCACGCCGAACGAATCACTCGATGCGTGGTCGGACGACCGCATTTGGTCCGAGCTCTCCGCGCGATTGGCCACGCGCGACGGGTTCGTGCTGAAGGACGGGCCCATTCTGCAAAAGGGCATTACCTCCATGCGCGCCTTCGTGTGTGAGCCCATGCGCCACGGTCGCCTCTTTCTTGCCGGCGACGCACCGCACATCGTTCCACCGACCGGCGCCAAAGGCATGAACCTGGCCGTGGCCGACGTGCGATGGCTTGCCGAGGCGGTGGAGGCCTTTTACCGGCGCAGCGACGAATCATTGCTGGAGCAATATTCCGAACGGTGTTTGCGCCGGGTATGGAAGGCGGAGCGCTTCTCGTCGTGGATGACCTCCACGTTTCATCGAGGACCGGGCTCGACGGATTTCGATCTTCGCATTCAGCTCGCCGAGCTCGATTACCTCACATCGTCCGTGTCGGCGCAGCGATCGCTCGCTGAAAACTACGTAGGATTGCCAATCCAATGA
- a CDS encoding helix-turn-helix domain-containing protein yields MTEKKSADFVESLDKGFRVIRAFDAAHASMTLTEVAERAGLTRAAARRFLHTLVDLEYASFDGKRFTLTARVLELGFAYLRSLRLPEIVTPFLRTVSDALEESSSASVLDGVDIVYVARVSTRRIMSVDLGVGARLPAVSTSMGRVLLAFMPVPERDALLARAELVALTRHTITSKAKLRTLLDEVRERGYCLVDQELEEGLRSIAVPLVDRHQRVHAAINVSAQANRVSIEVMKRKFLPVLKRAADDARALLP; encoded by the coding sequence GTGACCGAGAAAAAAAGCGCTGACTTCGTCGAGTCTCTCGACAAGGGATTCCGGGTCATTCGAGCCTTCGATGCCGCCCACGCCTCCATGACGTTGACCGAGGTCGCCGAGCGCGCCGGCCTCACGCGTGCGGCCGCGCGGCGTTTTTTGCACACCCTCGTCGACCTCGAATATGCAAGCTTCGACGGCAAGCGCTTCACACTGACCGCACGCGTCCTGGAGTTGGGGTTCGCCTACCTGCGCTCGCTGCGCCTTCCCGAGATCGTCACGCCGTTTTTGCGCACGGTGAGCGATGCGCTGGAAGAGTCATCGAGCGCCTCCGTGCTGGACGGCGTCGATATCGTGTATGTTGCACGCGTTTCCACACGGCGCATCATGAGCGTCGACTTGGGTGTGGGCGCGCGGCTGCCCGCCGTGTCCACATCCATGGGGCGCGTGCTGCTCGCGTTCATGCCGGTGCCCGAGCGCGATGCGCTGCTTGCGCGCGCGGAGCTCGTGGCACTCACGCGCCATACGATTACGAGCAAGGCGAAGCTTCGCACCCTTTTGGACGAGGTGCGTGAGCGCGGCTATTGCCTGGTCGATCAAGAGCTGGAGGAGGGCCTTCGCTCGATCGCGGTGCCGCTCGTCGACCGCCATCAACGGGTGCACGCAGCCATCAACGTGAGCGCTCAGGCGAACCGCGTCAGCATCGAGGTGATGAAGCGCAAATTCCTACCGGTGTTGAAGCGAGCCGCCGACGACGCCCGCGCCTTGCTCCCGTGA
- a CDS encoding benzaldehyde dehydrogenase: MSAEWLVESTWRGRVFSSGWRELTHSADAVEPATSRVLSRIGIAGPSDIERAGALARQAQSAWADRPYEERGAIFRKAARLLEEHAAEIVPWLVRESGSTRPKAEFELGIALKTIHEASSMPSQPQGVVLPSASDVMSIARRRPIGVVGVISPFNFPLILAMRAVAPALAVGNAVVLKPDPRTAICGGFIIARLFEAAGLPPDVLHVLPGGADAGAALCSHPDVGMIQFTGSTSAGRKVGELAGRHLKKVSLELGGKNSLVVLDDADLDLAVANAAFGVYLHQGQICMSTGRVLVQRKLEKEFVARLARKAKALPVGDPATEDVVLGPLIHQGQLDHVAGIVRDTVAAGATLEAGGTFEKLFYQPTVLSGVRPGMRAFEEEIFGPVAPVTVFDDDDEAVALANRTNYGLSAGILSGSVGRATTLGRKLRIGLLHINNQTVDDQIVNPFGGVGHSGNGTSVSGPANWEEFTQWQWMTLRGQPPATPF, from the coding sequence ATGAGCGCGGAATGGCTGGTCGAATCCACATGGCGCGGGCGGGTCTTTTCGTCGGGGTGGCGCGAGCTCACACACTCGGCCGACGCTGTCGAACCGGCGACCTCGCGTGTGCTCAGCCGAATCGGCATCGCGGGCCCGAGCGACATCGAACGCGCCGGCGCGCTTGCGCGGCAAGCTCAATCGGCATGGGCCGATCGTCCTTACGAGGAGCGCGGCGCGATCTTTCGCAAAGCGGCGCGGCTCCTGGAGGAGCACGCCGCCGAGATCGTGCCCTGGCTCGTGCGCGAAAGCGGATCCACGCGGCCCAAGGCGGAGTTCGAGCTGGGCATCGCACTCAAGACGATCCACGAGGCGTCGAGCATGCCGTCGCAACCGCAGGGCGTGGTGCTGCCGAGCGCCTCGGACGTGATGAGCATCGCACGTCGCCGCCCCATCGGTGTGGTGGGTGTCATCTCGCCATTCAATTTTCCCCTCATCCTCGCGATGCGGGCGGTGGCACCCGCGCTCGCCGTGGGCAATGCCGTCGTGCTCAAGCCCGATCCTCGCACGGCCATTTGCGGAGGCTTCATCATTGCGCGGCTGTTCGAGGCGGCGGGGCTGCCGCCCGACGTGCTTCACGTGCTCCCCGGCGGTGCCGATGCGGGTGCGGCGCTGTGCAGCCATCCGGATGTCGGCATGATCCAATTCACCGGCTCGACCTCGGCGGGGCGCAAGGTCGGCGAGCTCGCGGGCCGGCACTTGAAAAAGGTGTCTCTCGAGCTGGGTGGAAAGAATTCCCTGGTGGTGCTCGACGATGCCGATCTCGATCTGGCCGTCGCCAACGCGGCCTTTGGCGTGTACCTGCACCAAGGGCAGATCTGCATGTCCACGGGCCGCGTGCTGGTGCAGCGCAAGCTCGAAAAGGAGTTCGTCGCGCGCCTCGCTCGAAAGGCCAAGGCCCTTCCCGTGGGCGACCCTGCCACCGAGGACGTGGTTCTCGGACCGCTCATCCATCAAGGGCAGCTCGATCACGTCGCCGGCATCGTACGCGATACGGTGGCCGCGGGCGCGACGTTGGAGGCCGGAGGCACCTTCGAGAAGCTCTTTTATCAGCCCACGGTGCTGAGCGGCGTTCGCCCAGGGATGCGGGCCTTCGAGGAGGAAATCTTCGGCCCCGTGGCGCCGGTCACGGTCTTCGACGATGACGACGAAGCCGTGGCCCTGGCCAATCGAACCAACTACGGACTCTCGGCCGGCATCCTCTCCGGCTCGGTAGGACGCGCCACGACACTGGGGCGCAAATTGCGCATCGGCCTGCTTCATATCAACAATCAGACCGTCGACGACCAGATCGTCAATCCATTCGGCGGCGTGGGCCACTCGGGCAATGGAACGAGCGTCAGCGGCCCAGCCAATTGGGAAGAGTTCACACAATGGCAGTGGATGACGCTCCGCGGACAGCCACCGGCGACCCCATTTTGA